In the Flavobacteriales bacterium genome, GGCAAGAGCACCATGCTGAACATCATCGGCATCCTGGACAATTACGACCACGGCGAGTACCTCCTGGACGGCCTGTTGATCAAGGGCCAGAGCGAGACGGAGAACGCCATCCTGCGCAGCAAGTACATCGGCTTCGTCTTCCAGAGCTTCAACCTGATCACCTTCAAGAACGCCATGGAGAACGTGGCGCTGCCCCTGTATTACCAGGGTGTGCCGCGCCGCCGGCGCAACGAGCTGGCCCTGGAGATGCTGGGGCGCGTGGGCCTGCGCGAATGGGCGCACCACATGCCCAATGAACTGAGCGGCGGACAGAAGCAGCGGGTGGCCATCGCCCGGGCGTTGATCAGCGACCCCAAGATCATCCTGGCCGACGAGCCCACGGGTGCGCTGGACAGCAGGACCAGCGAGGAGGTGATGGCCCTGCTCACCGAGGTGAACCGCGACCTGGGCAAGACGGTGGTGATCGTGACGCACGAGCGGGACGTGGCCGCGGCCACCCAGCGTGTGATCTACCTCCGCGACGGGCTCATCGAGAACGCCCACCTGGACCCCCGCAGCCTGAGCACCAGCATGGACGGTGTGATCGCCGCACGCAAACCCGCCGGCGATGTTCGATAGGGAGAAGTGGGCCGAGGTGCTGGACAGCATCGGCAAGAACAAGCTCCGCGCGGTGCTCACGGGTTTCGCGGTGTTCTGGGGGATCTTCATGCTGATCATCCTGCTGGGTGCCGGTGCCGGATTGCGCAACGGCTTCAGCTACAACTTCCGCAACACGGCCACCAACAGCATCCGCATCTGGGGCAACGAGACCAGCAAGCCGTGGAAAGGCCTGCCGCCGAACAGGACCATCGAGCTGGAGGACACCGATATCGAGGCCCTGCGGAACGCGATCCCGGGCATCCAGCACATCAGCGGGCAGTACAGCGTGTGGCGCGGGCAGAGCAAGCTGCAGTACGGCATGAACTCGGGCAGCTACAGCATACGCGGCATCCAGCCCGCCCATCAGCATCTTCAGCACCAGCGGATCATCGCCGGGCGCTTCATCAACGAGGTGGACGAGGTGCAGGACCGGAAGGTGATCGTGATCGCGGAGGACTGCCGCACCGAGCTGTTCAAGAAGGAGGACCCGCTGCACAAATGGGTGAACGTGAACGGCATCCCCTTCGAGGTGGTGGGGCTGTACGCCTACGAGACCGGCGGCCCGGAGCGGGGACAGCGCAGTCCGGTCTACATCCCGCTGAGCGCGGCGCAGAAGGTGTTCAACGCCAAGGGCATCGTGGACGACATCACCTTCAGCTTCGCGGACGCCAGCATCACGGGGGCGAAGCGCGCGGAGCAGCGGGCGATCCACACCCTGGCGCGCCGGCACGACTTCGACCCCACGGATGAACGGGCCCTGTGGGTGAACAACAACGTGGAGAACGTGGGCACGATGAGCTCCATCTTCAACGGCATCACCGCCTTCCTGTGGTTCGTGGGCATCGGCTCGCTCATCGCGGGCATCGTGGGGGTCAGCAACATCATGCTCATCGTGGTGAAGGAGCGCACGCGCGAGATCGGCATCCGCAAGGCCCTGGGCGCCACGCCGGCCAATGTGGTGGGCCAGGTGCTGCTGGAGTCCGTCTTCATCACCGGCATGGCGGGCTGGCTGGGCCTGGTGCTCGGCATCTTCCTCATGGAGGGCATCGCCAGCGTGGTGCCGGGCAGCGAGTTCTTCCGCGATCCCACCATCCGCATCGACGTGGCGGTCACCGCCCTCATCGCGCTGATCATCGCCGGTGCCCTGGCGGGTTTCATCCCCGCCCGCCGGGCCGCGGCCATCCGTCCCATCGAAGCCCTGCGAGACGAATAAGCCATGTTCGACAACGACCGCTGGGGCGAGATCTGGAACACGCTGAGCAGGAACAAGCTCCGCAGCTTCCTCACCATGTTCGGTGTGGGCTGGGGCATCTTCATGCTCGTGGTGATGCTGGGCATGGGCAACGGCCTGAAGAACGCCGTGCTCGGCGGCTTCGAGGGCTTCGCCACCAACAGCGCCTTCCTGTGGACCATGCCCACGACCAAGCCGTACGCCGGCTTCCAGAAGGGCCGTTCGTTCACCTTCGACAACGAGGACATCAGCATCATCCGCAACAACGTGCCGGGCATCGCGGTATGCTCGCCCCAGCTGCAGCTGGGCGGCTGGCGCAGCGGCAACAACGTGAGCTACGGCGGCAAGGTGGGCGCCTTCAGCGTGTACGGCAGCGAGCCCGAGGTGATCCAGGTGGAGGCCATCCGCCTGCCGCAGGGCCGCTTCCTCAACCATGCCGACCTGGGCGAGGAGCGAAAGGTGGCGGTGATCGGTCAGGACGT is a window encoding:
- a CDS encoding ABC transporter ATP-binding protein produces the protein MIVLKDIRKAYRTGANILQVLKGIDLEIRSGELVSIMGSSGSGKSTMLNIIGILDNYDHGEYLLDGLLIKGQSETENAILRSKYIGFVFQSFNLITFKNAMENVALPLYYQGVPRRRRNELALEMLGRVGLREWAHHMPNELSGGQKQRVAIARALISDPKIILADEPTGALDSRTSEEVMALLTEVNRDLGKTVVIVTHERDVAAATQRVIYLRDGLIENAHLDPRSLSTSMDGVIAARKPAGDVR
- a CDS encoding ABC transporter permease; translated protein: MFDREKWAEVLDSIGKNKLRAVLTGFAVFWGIFMLIILLGAGAGLRNGFSYNFRNTATNSIRIWGNETSKPWKGLPPNRTIELEDTDIEALRNAIPGIQHISGQYSVWRGQSKLQYGMNSGSYSIRGIQPAHQHLQHQRIIAGRFINEVDEVQDRKVIVIAEDCRTELFKKEDPLHKWVNVNGIPFEVVGLYAYETGGPERGQRSPVYIPLSAAQKVFNAKGIVDDITFSFADASITGAKRAEQRAIHTLARRHDFDPTDERALWVNNNVENVGTMSSIFNGITAFLWFVGIGSLIAGIVGVSNIMLIVVKERTREIGIRKALGATPANVVGQVLLESVFITGMAGWLGLVLGIFLMEGIASVVPGSEFFRDPTIRIDVAVTALIALIIAGALAGFIPARRAAAIRPIEALRDE